From the genome of Phycicoccus duodecadis:
CTGCGGCGCCGCGGGCGGCACGTGCAGGTGGGGCTGCTGCCCCCGAGCGCCGGGCGGGCGGACATCCCGATGGAGCGCGTCATCGGCTGGGAGCTCGACGTCCTGGGCAGCCACGGGATGGCCGCGGCCGACTACCCCGCACTGTTGGCCGACGTCGCGGCCGGCCACCTCGACCTGGGGCGCCTGACGGCGGCCGGTGAGCCGGTGGGGCTGGAGGAGGCCGGGCGGCTGCTCACCACGCTGGGGACGACGGCCTCCCGCGGGATGGTGCTGGTCGACCCGACCCGCTGACGGGCGGGCGGTCCTCAGGCGAGCGACAGGAAGAGCTTCTCCATCTGCTCGACGTCCATCGTGCCGGCGGTCTCGGGGTCGGAGAGGCACTGGCGCAGCCCGAGCGCGATGACGGCGAACCCGGCCCGGTCGACGGCCTTGGAGACCGCCGCCAGCTGGGTGACGACGTCCTGGCACTCGCGGCCGTCCTCGATCATCTTGAGGATGCCGCCGATCTGGCCCTGGGCCCGGCGCAGCCGCTTGACCACGGCCTGCATCTCGGTGGGGTCGAGCTCCATACAAGGCCCTCCTGGCCTGCGGGACGGCACGCGCCGTCCGGGGGGATCGGTGCTCAGCCGGCCGAGCGTGCGGCGACCTTGGCGTGGACCTCGTCCATGTCGAGGTCCTTGATCCCCTGCACGACCTGCTCGAGCGCGGCCGGCGGCAGCGCACCGGCCTGGTGGAACACCAGGATGCCGTCGCGGAAGCCCATGAGGGTCGGGATCGAGGTGATCTGCAGCATCGTGGCGAGCGCCTGCTCGGCCTCGGTGTCGACCTTGGCGTGCACGACGTCGTCGTGCTTCTCGCTGGAGGCGTCGAACGTGGGGGCGAACTGGCGGCACGGGCCGCACCAGGACGCCCAGAAGTCGACGAGGACGATGCCCTGGTCGGTGACGGTCTTCTCGAAGGTCTCGGCCGTGAGGTCGGTCGTTGCCATGGCGGTGCTCCTCCTGGAGGTGTGCGGGAGGCGGCAGTGGTGGTCGGGCCCCTCCCCGGGGCCCGGGCACTCCGCCCGGATCTGAGGGCACAACGCCACCGGGGGCGGGATTCATCCCGGCCGAACCGCTCGTGGCCCGTTCCGTGCTCCCCGCCGGGCCGGGCGCGCGGCAGGATGGGCCCGTGCCGCACCCCCTGACCGACGCCCTCGGGGCCGCCCTCGCCGACGCCGACACCGGCGCGCTGCGCCGGGCCACCGCCCGGCTGGTCGAGGTGTACCGCTCGGGGGCTCCGCCCTCCACGCAGGTGCTGGCCGACCCGGTCGCGGCGATGGCCTACGCGGCCTACCGGATGCCTGCCACCCATGCGGCGCTGACCCGCGCGCTGGGCGAAGCCGGCGGGCTGGGCGCCCTGGCGGGCATCCGCTCGCTGCTCGACGTCGGGGGCGGCACCGGTGCGGCGCTGTGGGCGGTGGCGGAGGCCGTGCCGGAGCTCGAGCGGGCCACCGTGCTCGACGGGTCGGCCGACGCCCTGGCGCTGGGCCGGCGCCTCGCCGGGTACGGGCCGCCGGTGGTGGCCGCGGCCGGGTGGGCCCCGGTCGAGCTGGCGACCCGCCCCACCCTGCCCGCGGCCGACCTGGCCGTCGTGTCGTACGTCCTGGGCGAGCTGGCCGAGGAGCGGCGCGCCGACATCGTCGACGCGGTGGCCGACGCCGCCGGGCGGGTCCTCGTGGTCGAGCCCGGCACGCCGCGCGGATTCGCCGCGGTGCTGGCCGCGCGCGACCGGCTGGCGGCCGCCGGGTGGCACCTCGTGGCGCCGTGCCCTCAGCCGGGTCCCTGCCCGGTGGCGGCGCGCTCGGGCGACTGGTGCCACTTCACCGCCCGCCTCGAACGCAGCGCGCTGCACCGCCGCCTCAAGGGTGGGGCGCTCGGGCACGAGGACGAGAAGTTCTCGTACGTCCTGGCGTCGCGGGAGCCCCTGCCGCACAGCGACGCCCGCGTGCTGCGGCATCCCGGCTTCCGCAAGGGGATGGTCACCCTCGAGCTCTGCCGCAGCGACGGCAGCGCCGGGCCGCAGATCGTCACCAAGCGCGACCGGGAGGCCTACCGCCGGGCCCGCGACGTCGACTGGGGGGACGCCTGGGGCGAGCCCGGGGGCCCGGACGCCGCACACCCCCGCTGACGTGCGGATCCGCGCCACGCCGAGGCCCCCGAGGGTGCCCTGCACGAGCGGGGCCCCGGTCCTTGCTAGGTTCAGCAGGAAAGCCAGACGCCACGAAGGAGCATCAGCATGACCAAGAAGGAACTCGCCCAGGCCCTCGCCGGCAAGACCGACCTGTCCGCCAGCGCGGCCGAGGACGTCGTCAACGCCGCCCTGGACATCATCAGCGACTCGCTCGCCAAGGGTGAGGACGTCAAGCTCGCCGGGTTCGGCAACTTCGAGACCCGCGAGCGCGCGGCCCGCACCGGCCGCAACCCGCAGACGGGCGCCGAGATCCAGATCGCCGCGTCGACCTCGGTCGGCTTCAAGGCCGCGGCGCAGCTCAAGCGCGCCGTCAACGGCTGAGACACCCCCGCACGCCCGAACGGGGCGCCGACCACCCGGTCGGCGCCCCGTTCGCGTCCCCGGCGCAATAAGACGGGCCGGGTCGGGGTTGGACCCAGGGACACCCCCCGATGCGAAGGAGCAACGGCATGAGCCTGGACCGACCGGTCGCCCCGAACCCCTACGACCTGCTGCCCGCAGTGCCCTCGTTCACCGTGACCAGCGACGACGTCACCGACGGCGCCCCGCTGAAGGACGACCAGGTGGCCGACCGCGGCAACACCTCGCCGCAGGTGTCGTGGAGCGGCGCCCCCGAGGGGACGCAGTCCTACGTCGTCACCGTGTTCGACCCGGACGCCCCCACGCCCTCCGGCTTCTGGCACTGGGTGCTGGTCGACGTGCCCGCCGACGTCACCTCGCTCGACGCCGGCGCTGCCGCTGGAGAGCTGCCCGGGAAGGCCTTCCACGTCCGCAACGACACCGGGGAGGCCGGCTTCACCGGCGCCGCCCCGCCGCCGGGCGACATGCCGCACCGCTACTTCCTGGCCGTGCACGCCGTGTCGGAGCCGACCCTCGGGGTCGACGCCGACGCGTCCCCGGCCGTGGTCTCGTTCAACCTGGCCTTCAAGACGCTGGGTCGCGCCGTCATCCACGGGACCTTCCAGCACTGAGCGCGACATCGCCGGGAGCCCCCGGCGACGGAATCCGTCGTCTCACCGCGCCCCTGCTGCCCTTTCCGGCAGCGGGGGCGCCCCCGTATGCTCGCGACCATGCACCAGTACATCGATGGCGCACGCCGCGCGGCGACGTCGGGGGAGTCCTTCGACGTCCTGGACCCGAGCACCGACGAGACCCTCGAGACGCTGACCCTGGCCGGCCCGGCCGACGTCGACGCCGCGGTGGCCTCGGCGAAGGCCGCCTTCGGCGAGTGGTCGCGCGCCACCCCCGCCGAGCGCGCCGCCGTGCTCACCCGGGCCGC
Proteins encoded in this window:
- a CDS encoding metal-sensitive transcriptional regulator, producing MELDPTEMQAVVKRLRRAQGQIGGILKMIEDGRECQDVVTQLAAVSKAVDRAGFAVIALGLRQCLSDPETAGTMDVEQMEKLFLSLA
- the trxA gene encoding thioredoxin; translation: MATTDLTAETFEKTVTDQGIVLVDFWASWCGPCRQFAPTFDASSEKHDDVVHAKVDTEAEQALATMLQITSIPTLMGFRDGILVFHQAGALPPAALEQVVQGIKDLDMDEVHAKVAARSAG
- a CDS encoding small ribosomal subunit Rsm22 family protein codes for the protein MPHPLTDALGAALADADTGALRRATARLVEVYRSGAPPSTQVLADPVAAMAYAAYRMPATHAALTRALGEAGGLGALAGIRSLLDVGGGTGAALWAVAEAVPELERATVLDGSADALALGRRLAGYGPPVVAAAGWAPVELATRPTLPAADLAVVSYVLGELAEERRADIVDAVADAAGRVLVVEPGTPRGFAAVLAARDRLAAAGWHLVAPCPQPGPCPVAARSGDWCHFTARLERSALHRRLKGGALGHEDEKFSYVLASREPLPHSDARVLRHPGFRKGMVTLELCRSDGSAGPQIVTKRDREAYRRARDVDWGDAWGEPGGPDAAHPR
- a CDS encoding HU family DNA-binding protein, with protein sequence MTKKELAQALAGKTDLSASAAEDVVNAALDIISDSLAKGEDVKLAGFGNFETRERAARTGRNPQTGAEIQIAASTSVGFKAAAQLKRAVNG
- a CDS encoding YbhB/YbcL family Raf kinase inhibitor-like protein yields the protein MSLDRPVAPNPYDLLPAVPSFTVTSDDVTDGAPLKDDQVADRGNTSPQVSWSGAPEGTQSYVVTVFDPDAPTPSGFWHWVLVDVPADVTSLDAGAAAGELPGKAFHVRNDTGEAGFTGAAPPPGDMPHRYFLAVHAVSEPTLGVDADASPAVVSFNLAFKTLGRAVIHGTFQH